Part of the Bacillus cereus group sp. RP43 genome is shown below.
TTTAATACGTTTTTCTTCTCTACAGTTTTTCGCGCCACATACACTTCTTCCATATATATAGCCATGACATATAAAGTAATGACCGCAACAGCCGTTAATACGATAAACAATTGTAATCTATAGTTTTCAAATAGTAATCCGCCAAATATCGCTCCAATTGCAATGGATAAGTTAATAGCCCAGTAGTTAATGCTGTACATGACCTTTCGATTTTCAGGTGTACTCACATCGATTAACATCGCCTCGGTTGCTGGATTCATAAGTCCAGATCCTAAACTGTTCACTAGCATAAATAAAAATGTTAACCACGGTGAATCTACATAATCTGAGTTCGCAATTCCCATACAAGCAATGGAAACGACTTGTATACTTTGGCCGATAATCATCACTTTTTTACGACCGAGTCGATCTCCAATATATCCACCGTATAAACCAATTACTAATGAAGCTATTACATTAATTAGTAGTAAAGCACCAGCCATGGCACTACCTAACTTTATTGAAAAATAAATTGCCATAAACGGAAAAATCATCGTTGATACCGCTCGTGTTAAAAACGAAGTTATAATTCTAATTTTTATATTTCGGTGCATACTCCAAAATCCCATTGTTTCCTCCTCCTTATGCTTATTCATTTTACTTTGAAAAAGAGGAAGAAAAAGGTTAGAATATTCTAAAGAGTTTCCCCTTTTATTATAGAAGGAAGTGTATACATATGAAAATTATGGACTATTACATTAGACTAAGGTTCCATGCACAAGATCAACAACATATACGAAATAGCTTACAAGAATTAGCGAATATTTTATATTGCAGTCCGAAAAACGTAAAAATTTTATTAAAGAAAATGAGTGCGGAGCAATTAATTCGCTGGACTCCAGGACGAGGACGCGGGAATAAAACGGAAATTATATTTGCGCATAGTTTCCTAGAAGCAATTGAATCCTATACAGATGAACTGTTAGCGCAAGAAAAATTAAAAGATGTCTTTCTTCTTTTAAAAGAGCCACTGCCTCCCGCACTTCATAAAAATATTGAAGGTAAACTCCATCATCATTTTGGCTATGAACCTTCAAATGATATGTATGATATATTAAAAATCCCCATATCACGAAAAGTAATGCCGCTAGATCCGGCTTTTGTGGCTGTCACAACAGAGAGCCATCTTACTAGTCAAATTTTTGATACGTTAGTCGTTTATAACGATGTTACTGAAAGAATGGAACCACACGTTGCGCATACGTGGGAATTAAGTGAAGACGGGCTTACGTGGACCTTTCATTTACGAAAAGATATACATTTTCATAACGAAACTGTTCTAACTTCTACAGATGTACAATTTTCATTTGAAAGACTAAAGCAAGTTCAATCTCCTTTCGAATGGTTAACAGAAGAAATTGTCCAAATTGAAACACCATCACCAATGCAAATTCGATTCCATTTAGCAAAACCGAATTTATTTTTCTTACATTATGTGAGTTCCATGCAACTTGCAATTTTACCGCGTGATGCTAGTATCCAGAATCATCACTACATAGGTACTGGACCTTTCAAACTTGCTCATTACTCTGAAGATAATATCGTACTTGAAGCTTTCACTCATTATTTTAAAGAGCGAGCTTTACTAGACCGTATTGAGTTTTGGCGTATTCCAGATCATGTACAAATCGATGCTGATTATGAACTACCTAATGAAGAGGAAAATGAAAGGCATGATATACAAATAGAAGAAATAGGTTGTATTTATGCTAGCTTCAACTTTACAAAACCCGGTCCCCACCATGACATTTACTTTCGTAAAGCTTGGAGAGAAATATATGACGTTGAAACGATACTTCGTAACATAGAAGGCAGACGAACAATTGCTGCATCGAGCTTTTTCCCTGAAAGAAGTCGCCAAGTTCCTAAAAGGTCCTACTCGCTTGAAAAAGCGAAAGAGTATTTAAAAAAGAGCACATATAATGGAGAAACAATCCATATATACTTCTTCGCATTTAAAGATAGTGCAAACGACGCACATTTCCTAAAAGAACGGTGTGAAAGTTTAGGTATACAAGTAGAACTTCACCCATTTCTCGTTTCAGATTATACGAATCGTTCTATCGATAAACACGCCAATATTATTTTAATGGGAGAAGTATTTGCTGCCGATCATGAAATTGCATTTTTAAATGTATTTAAAAATAAAAGTTGCTTCGTAAATCGGTTCATGGACCCGCACTATGCAAAACAAATTAATTGT
Proteins encoded:
- a CDS encoding SgrR family transcriptional regulator, with amino-acid sequence MKIMDYYIRLRFHAQDQQHIRNSLQELANILYCSPKNVKILLKKMSAEQLIRWTPGRGRGNKTEIIFAHSFLEAIESYTDELLAQEKLKDVFLLLKEPLPPALHKNIEGKLHHHFGYEPSNDMYDILKIPISRKVMPLDPAFVAVTTESHLTSQIFDTLVVYNDVTERMEPHVAHTWELSEDGLTWTFHLRKDIHFHNETVLTSTDVQFSFERLKQVQSPFEWLTEEIVQIETPSPMQIRFHLAKPNLFFLHYVSSMQLAILPRDASIQNHHYIGTGPFKLAHYSEDNIVLEAFTHYFKERALLDRIEFWRIPDHVQIDADYELPNEEENERHDIQIEEIGCIYASFNFTKPGPHHDIYFRKAWREIYDVETILRNIEGRRTIAASSFFPERSRQVPKRSYSLEKAKEYLKKSTYNGETIHIYFFAFKDSANDAHFLKERCESLGIQVELHPFLVSDYTNRSIDKHANIILMGEVFAADHEIAFLNVFKNKSCFVNRFMDPHYAKQINCLLDTFLLEDNKEKRYKLMYEIEEFLQAEHIILFNYHVLKRKTYPSSLKNVTIDSFGWANFAKLWIQPSPH